The DNA sequence gttaaaacgtatccatgtaaattctgttctgtctgtcatcagagtaacaggtgtaagtcaattcttctgtggagaactagcCAAGCGGGCTTCCTGTTTAAAAGATACTAACTAACAGAAAGAATGAAAATCAACATTTGATTTATTAAATTGTTATTATGTTAATGGATTTAATTTTTTGCTGTCAACAGGGTCTAGGAGACTTGAAAATCTTAGATGCAGTTCTAAACTGTGTAGGCAACTGCCAATATGAAGTAGCTGAAATCACCTTCAACTTTTGGTACAGACTGTCAGAGATACTGTATAAAAGAgacaataaaatactaaatgatatCTACAGGCCTTATATAGAGAGACTAATTCATGCACTGGGTGTGCACTGTCAAATGGACCCTGATCATGTAAGTatgataccgtaaaaccttgtctacaagcatatagaatgaTTTTGATGAAGGCTATATTAAAACGAAGCAGCCATAAATATCccaatgcaatagattggtcttacaaaagtACTTGCTTGTATACGCtcgtatcggtaatttatttgctaaatCTCCATAATGTTCTAAtattgtcgatggatggcgctcAAAAGCACtctgtatgcttgtagacgaggttttacggtattacttGTAATATTTATAATTCcgacaaagattcttgtcatttgattgatcATTTAATATTGATAAGCTGTAAAAAACCATTGTGCTGCCTGCAAGTGCATTTATTATTTTCCATTGTTCACCACGATCCCAGAGGCATGCTTAGAATATACACTGAATGTAACCTATAATATCCTTGTGTGGCCATGACGAAAGAGTGTTGATCTGTCATTTGCTGAAAATGGAAAGGATCCTATGGCTCTTTCATATAGACTTCTAAAAATAATGTATGTGTCATGAAATCTTGTTAATACCGCATATTGAAATTTTGCATGGGGGAAATACTTAAAATCATAATATGAAGAGCTtcgttgcaaaaccccttacatccacttgcccaattttgagaacacatcaaaaaatcatcaaaaatatcactgatataaggggtttgcaacaaaagcaattattggcaggatgcttgggtaggatgagataaaattgggcaagtgaatgtaaggggttttgcaacaaagctcttcatacaTTCCGCACAGGACAACACATTACCCGTTTTTTGATGTCAACATATTTTGTATcttgacgtcgacagtgtgtcgacatacatttgggttccgaaaaaataccaggactttttttctttcatgattttatatatttaaaaaaatttaacctaaAACTATCTAGAAACACCATTGGCAATTTCAGCATAATTCAAGATGGCCGTCTTCATAGCGAGCACATAGCGGTAAAGTGCAATTTACAccggaaaacaaggcaaaatactgccaaaagtatgacccctgaaaTAACATGAAAAGTTGGCgaaatagtaggtaaaagataagatttggcattgcattttgttgaaaatacattggaaatggccaatattttgagtgaaaatgagcttccatgacgaagttttactgggccattgcctGAGCACTATGTTGACATGGACGAAGTACtgtcgatatgttgacataattcactttgtcgacaggATTCCGACAGAGGACCTGTCGACGCCGCCCTTACTTTACCTTAATCATAACTATAAGGGAATCATTCACATTTACCGTTGTTGATTACTTCAGGAGGGTATCCCAGATGAGAGCGATGACTTTGGAGACTTCAGGATACGAGTATCGGAGCTCATCAAAGATGTGATATTCTTAGTGGGGTCATCGACATGTTTTGCACAAGTAAGTACAAAAAATAATTGCTTTGTATTTAATGCAAACTTTTCTTGTATTCACGATTATAGACAAACTTCATTTCTATCAGCATGcgttgggctattctatttaaacttcacacaccccctgtggaagattacacAGCCATCATTGCACCATGAGTTCAAGCCAGCTTGAAATATATGCACATTTTTTGTTGGTGTTAAATTTCTAGAATATTAGCTCCGACTCATTTCATTGCAGCTGTTTTAAAAGACATTCAGAGATCCGCCAATCCCaaactatttttgcagttttagaatatttactaattagaggaatttttgtttttactatcctctaccgtgtgatagatgacaggcaggtccaatattatgagtagtggatgccggcgcaattctcattcttagtcagttaaatattattttaattactgtaaattatttttttaagcaaaaacaaagttaccatcataaaagctccccttattataaattctattacccccacgacccattattcaaaatcgcgcactgtgatttgttgaaacgcgtcacgtgaaagaccattaattagcaataaagtggccagagcaacgaactttatgttcttctcgcatcacagcgcacaacaaagcgcgatgcagtatattagcgtcgttacgcattctacgcaaagcattacgcttggttacgcgttctgcaatattcgctatcacttacgctttggctacgagTAGGccctccaccttgaggtaaacaacttgaaatatttgtgcaaaaaatgtgatattttctctttaaattgcactattttgggtaatagaatagaaataaagggtgcagcattatcctttacataaataatgtgccTTGCAGTAAAACGCTTAATAAtaggttcggctgcgcctcacccattatttacgtttttactgccttggacacattatttgcgagtaaagaataatacattaccctttatttcttaaatgaacgaaacttgtttacaacttcatgtATCCTGTTGTGCGTACTGCTAGCGCATTCGCATATTCTGCACTTGTCTATGCATACAACGCAATACATACacacacctctacaagcgtgttacgcgttttcaacgctcatgatgacgtggggtagttggcacccgaaatcatgcaattgtccaatcagattatgtgtctacgtactagaccactcccactgactaagaatgtataGTAACTTACCCCTACAAAGAATAAGCTACACACATTAGGTTTTCACATCAAGAGTAATTAATCTCAATTCTTTATGCCTTTAAGCCTGCAAATCCACCAGGGGGCACTAACTAAAAGACTGGGTATTTCCCAGATTTATCAACCATTTTTTGAGTGACTTCAGACAATTATACAGTTTGCTTTTTGGGTCTGTGTATGATCTCtgtataaaaattccctttaataATATAATTGGgatattacatttaaaatccatactaccccaaaatatttccaaaatcttccacaaggggagtatgaatttcaaaaaatggaacACATTAGGTGGCTCCGTTTGAATCTCATACACCCtcagagaaagattcaacctgaatcttccattgagggagggtaagtttcaaatggagctgctaatgtgttaattccatttgaaatgcatactcgcCACATGGAAggtatttccagaatcttccacaggggtagtgtggattttaaatggaacagcctgttATACTCTTTTTTTCCCAGTGATTGGGAATGGCTAAGATTGGTATAAGTTTTTTGTCCATCAAGAAATGGTCAAGTTTAGATGCAAACACAACAGTTTCAAAGTTTTGAGTTACGGCCACCAATATTAAATTATGTGTTTGCTCACTATTATTTCTCGCCTGCCTGTTGCCAAAcgttataaataaagtaaaattaATACATATCTGCCCTTTAATGATAGCATTAAATTAACACCCTACTTTAAAAATTCCAgagtattattttgataaaatgatCAAAAGgagcacatattttcttattatctaCTTAAATTTGACCAgaagtggctatatctcaaattgagaaaaatgggtcagtttttgcatctgaaagcttcaaatatGTACACAGCAGAATCTAGAATTTGTCACTATGCCAAATTGAAGAGGATAGTACCCAGTGATACAGCACTTTtactattgtgttttgttttgctgCAGATGTTTTCCAATCTAGCAAGTCAACAAGGTGCCACATGGGACGCCACAGAGGCAGCCTTATTTGTGATGACAGCAGTAGCAAAAAATGTCCTACCGTAAGTATTCAAAAAGTCACATTGAAGATTGTTGCTTATTGGAACATCAgtaattattattgtaatatgTTTGCTTCCATAAGTCAGCATGTTTGATTCTtggaaattttacaaaatttatcACCATCCTGAAATAAAGCTCAGAATCCTCTCAGTCTGTTGGAAAAATTCCAAATTATGAAATAGTTAGTGCTTGTCAACTAGACTCatcatgtttttgatattttgtttttaaacacaaatgtttgatgatcCTAGTGATTCAATCCAAaccacatgttaaaacaagtcTTTAAAACTGAATCTTTGTGTGTAAGTCAGAGAAAGTTTGTTGAAGTGCCAAACAAtttaaaggttatctggggtcatttgaggtagaATAAGCAAAGATTGTTAGAATTTCATACATGATAGAAATGAACTCTGCAATGTCATCAAAGGTCAATTgagtaaagattttttttttcagggattTAATGGAGTCAATGAAACTGACATCACACATTGTAATTACAAAAGCAGCCAACATTTGTGGTTTGGGAACCACCTTGTTTCATTATTGTAAGAAATTAAAGCTTTTTGctttgaatttgaaattgaaattttgagaCATTTAAGTCTTAAAACACCTAACATATGTTTGAGTATTCATTCTAAATTGTGCATATTATAATTTTGCAGGGATGAAAGTCAAGTAGTTCCTCAAGTTATTCAAGCAATCATCGGTCTACCAGAAGATACTCACATAGCTGTCAAACACACCAGTATACATATGGTTGGAGAGCTGTCCGAATGGATTAAAGAACATCCAGAAGTATTAGGTACAGGAGAATaaaaaaatcatgtcgacaaaaaattttttttagttttcaaaaaatatttttggccagaaaagcaagttataggcccaaattgacttgttattcaaggttggaaaccagagaaatactgctactaaaaaaaaaaaataatgccaatttttttttacaaagttggatgaacttgtacattttgattacctttgcttctattgaacagtcagggacacattgaattagtatgcattgctagctgttcaatagaaacaaaagtaattcaaatgtacaactttttccaactttgtaaaaaaaaattggcatttaggTACAGGAGAATAAGAAAATCATACTCTTTCTGTTTACTCTTGTAAATGAAACATGGTTTAAACCATGTTTTTTCCCTACTTTGGAAAGTGGGCAGAACACTGAACACTATTACTAAGGAACAAAAAGAATTTTCTTTTGGCAAGAATGCAAGaacttttaattatatttaagAAATTCAGGGCATTGGTGTTCATAGCTCATGTTACTGAAATGTGTTATATCAAATACAAAAGGTTTTAAAGGACTTACGTTCAATGACTCATTTACAGTTAAGTTTttcatgagctttctgtgttacctCTTATTGTTTGACCTGCTATACTTGAATTTCTTCTATTTTTGCCGttttaaacacacaaaaacaGGTTAATGCTACTTttccggcaaaaactgttttttctggaaaaaagcgAATCCTTGTTATGAACCAATTCATGCACTTAATGAAGTAAATTAATAGGCGGCATTGTATTTTTTAAACCCGTTTCTTGTCGTACCACCTCCTACATTGGCTATCACTGTAACATCAACTCCATTAAGCTATGAATCTTGTTCAACAAGTTCATACCAAACATATTATCTGGCTCCAGATTGGACCAGTGTGGTACAATTGGaagaatagtatacaaatattgaatgtgtatgagtacaatggtaagaatattttcacgaggtgaaatatggactgttccattcaacgaggctttgcccagttgaatggaacagttcatattttaccatgaaaatattctttctattgaacaaataaaaacattcaatatttgttttatataactcatataaaaattccttttcttcTAATTCAtgttataaatcaccaggaaaacaaaataaatcaaaaatatgttacaaactgtatttattttagaagcaccCATACCTATAATTGGCAAGTCAAGGTAGTCACCGTGCGTGATATATTCTTGTGTCTGTCAGGAGTGTCAGCGTTGCCATGGTTGCTTCGcttgagtgcaatggaaaatggactTAAAATATTGCACTGGCgagagtgcaatagtctttttctataaatataaaaaataatcaatagtaattgaccaatcaaatgataagaatctttgtatgagttatataatttCTATTATCACACTATGCCACCTTGCTTGATCCACATAAGAactgtaaaaaaaatatataatgaaagggtttttttttcataatacCTTGTGCATAACCAGTTCCAGATAAGAAACTCTCCCTTATTTGGTTACTTCACAGAACCTGTGTTAAATTTCCTCACCTCCGGCCTTCGGCACCGTGAACTAGCGTCTGTGGCTGCCACATCGATACAGAATATCTGCTCACAATGTCAAGAACATATGAAGGATCACTGCGATGGCTTATTACAAATAGCACAGGCACTGGATGCATTTAACTTATCTAATGAAGCAGCTGTAGGAATTATCAAAGGtaagaaaattgggctattccatttaaaatccacactacccctgtggaaggtttacctaaaagtcttccacagagggagtatgagttttgaataaaatagaaaattgggtaacttccatttgaaatactcactccagttgcggaagatataagtaaagccataatacagggtaGAATGGGTTTCTAAATGATAAACCCTGAtcaataacatttgaaaaacgtacagccctctgtggaagatatttccaaaatcttccacaggggttgtgtggattttaaatggcataGCCCAATGATGGTCATATCAAATAGTGacctacttagagaataaacgaatggaattttggcccccacacatgtggAGCTTATGTTATCGCCCAGATGGTTGCCTGCCTGGTTGGCTGTCTGGGTAAAACAAAATCATTAATCAGCTCTGCAGTTTCAATGCAataacctatcaacttcaaacttggtatggtgatagtatatggtggcctgatgtgctgcatagttttgtgtcatgttatttacatatttattatttgtatttacacacCGTTGTGTGGGGGCTACCTTAATTACAAACTGGATAATTCTAGTTATAGTTAAgttaaattataaatctgttcAACTGGACTAACTGTTTTTGTTGACTATATAGTATCACATCATATCCatgacacacagtgtcatcgccccgatatcttcatggcagaaatcaccatggtagATCGAATCCACTTGTTCTCCAATAGCCATGCATTTTGCTCCGACccgtttaatagttttgagacgcataatgggttgagggacatccgactaaggctattgacaatagcctggtgactgacctctagatgtcagtgagcctggtacgtcatctgcattAGACTACCTCCACCAGTGATCCACATTGCGCTTGTAACGTGATATGTTTTGTTACCTTGATTGTTAGTCTCCTTTTTTGAATAACGGCCTTTATCTCTAAAATAGTGTGCTTTTAAAAGTAGGAACTGAAGTAAGATACTATTGTGTGCAGAATTAGTGCACTCTTTACAAGTGGTATCTGTATGTAAGAAGTTCTGCTTGTTAAACTTGACCCCACCTGTGCTTTTGATTTGTGTATTACAGGCACTGCCATTGTACTAGCAATACTACCTATAGACAAAGTGGAAGCAGGTCTCAGGCAATTAGTACTGGTACAAGTCAATCCATTATCTCAAGTAAGTACATCATTTTTTTCAAAGATTTAAAGTGAACACATACTGATCAGGGCCTAGACTTCGACAAGAATCACAGAAtcaattctcgtaatgattctcataagattcggttgcgagaatcaacttctctcattgtatcatacagtaaatgcagtgactatgatggattttgattctcgcaaaccaagacaaAATCTAGGCCCTGCTGATTTTAAATAATGTTGTGATTTCATTTCCCATAGCATTTATCTGCCTTTTTTCCCGTTATTTTCAGATAATAAAAGCAGGTGCACCAGCAGGTGCACCAGCAGTGCCCAAACACGGAACCCAAAGTGACCCCACAGTATGGTTAGATCGATTAGCTGCAATATTCAGGAATACCAACCCACAAATCACCAATGGCCAGGTACACCCGTGTCAGACCATACTCCAAGAGATCTGGCCAGTGTTGTCAGATACGTTTTCCAAGTACCAAGGAGATATCAGAGTGATCGAGAGGACCTGTCGATGCATTAGATTCGCTGTGAGATGCGTTGGGAAAGGGTCGGCGGTGCTACTTACGCCTTTAGTAACACAGGTATGGCTTTAATTGTGGATAAGTTAATGGTCTTATAATAATTGTGCTGATTACTTATGTAGCTGCCAAGTTTAAGGTAACAGTGTAAAGTTTATAGGCTTTTAAGACATGCAGATCAAACTTATCAGTTGCAAGACTGAAACAATGCTTTTTTTTTACCTAGAAAAGTGGgaagttattttattttattttattttattttattgtttttttattttttgtttttttattaatttttttttctttctattttctttcttttttttcttttttttttttttttgattcccAATTTTCTTAGTTTTTGCTCTTATATCTCCAATTTCTTATTTCAGATGGTGACAATATACCAAATGCATCAGCACTCGTGTTTCCTATATCTAGGCAGTATACTGGTGGATGAATACGGAGGTGAAGCTGGCTGTATACCAGGGCTGGTAGATATGTTACAGGTAGGAAGGGATGTATAGGGTTAATGATATGGGTAAATGATGGGTAAAATGCCTTGGTCAACAAAACCATTATAAAGccattttatcatgttttatgATGTACTGTTAAGAACTGTCAATGTTAgggttttgaaaatttttatgaTGCCCGAAAGTttacataattccagggttaagaccacccttaaagatattctgaatactagtagcaattaatctcattttgtatattatgtattccaagtaaaacagcattgCCTGATGGAAACCTTTTGATTCTCCTAAAAATATTTCACTCATTgcaaacttaagggctggggtatgaacgtttggacgtaagggctggggtatgaacgtttggacagtatttattctgggacattagagcacatcagacatatcgaattgcattctgaattcgaagaatgtcattctgatatcaaataattatgtttttttgaaattcgcaatttaatacacattttatggcaaatcattaaaaattgatatttttgatttttaacagtacttgaagtaaactttagaaatctgatgatttatacttaaagtgtatgtaggtgggatgaaaagccgacgatcaattgaaaattttgacctttcatattgaagatatggattttttttaccaaaacaccaaaaaaataaggtcttttggggaaaaaatccatatcttcaatatgaaaggtcaaaattttcaattgaccgtccggcttttcctccctgctacatacactttaagaatatatcattagatttatataatttactttgaggactgtttcaaaatttgaaaaatatcaaatttttatcatttgtcataaaatttgtattatattgtgattttaaaaaatgaaaattatttgatatcagaaagacattcttcgtattcagaatgcaattcgataggtctgaggtgctctcatgtcccacaaaaatactgtcgaaatgcaataaacgctcattttggatccctttttatatgtattccaagtaaaacagcattgCCTGATGGAAACCTTTTGATTCTCCTAAAGATATTGCATTCATTGCAAACTATTAATAtatatgtattccaagtaaaactGTATTGTCTGAAGGAAACATTTTGATTCTAAAAATATTTCACTCATTGCAAACTATTAATAcatgtattccaagtaaaacaaCATTGTCTGAAGGAAACCTTTCGATTCTCCTAGAAATATTGCACTCATTGCAAACTATATATCAATTTTGATTAAGACAAAATATTCTGAATACTACTAGTAGTGATCAATCTCATTAAATATAATATGTtttccaagtaaaacagcatGTCTGAAGGAAACCTTTTCTATGATATTTGTGCTTTTCCAAAGGTATGAACAATCACATCAATTAGAAAATTGATGATATCATCACATGGTTTAAGACAATTGCTAAATTTCAGtccttttttcctgattttttcGATACTTGATTTTTATCGATATATCAACGTCTTATACTTACTGTATTGTTTGTTTGCAGGCATTTATCCAGCCCACATTCCAGTTATTTCAGGAAGAGAATGGTGTAAGATATCACCCGGACACAGTGGATGATTTCTTCAGGTTATGTACTGAGGTAAGCCAAATAAGTTTAGGTGGCCTATAGAGTACCAAAGTGTGACATcatgaaattttcttttttgcatttcagcatttttttcatgaccatatttcagtagaatatgatgaaaaacatccacagtccaaatttggtgggaatcggatcatgagggcccgagatatggctgcatgaatacctaattagccccattcagtgtaaattggcctggttcataactgtttggaaccaggccaatttacactgatttcaatggggctaattgggtattcatgcggccatatctcgggccctcatgatccgattcccaccaaattttgaACCTAGATCACATCAAAACTCCAATGGGGGTAAAGCTTTGTCAGTCTCaacacaggggtgtgaaatctcctcttttaagctgaaatcctcttttttggaaatttctttgaggcaaaattttagcatttcccatatttcagtgcttttcctcttttttcctcatttttgaacaaagttcctcttttttcaatagaggtcactcacacccctgtgaCAACACTATGCCTTTTGTAATTAACTAGCAAATGATATCAAAACAATGTCAACATTGACACTATAatagaaaatatataaaagatAATGAGAATGAAATgcaattctgtcggtccgtgccacgtcacttccggttgatgatgcgactcacggtcgagtgaaaacattcgatttttgttgatgatttctgtcattggtgttatgtaaatttcgatcgcaaatagtcagtgcagtggaatcaaacaaccgtttctaagtcttcagagtggagagaaacttacttgatttaccgcttatatactgacaaacttaaaattaaattcaatggtcgagtgttgttttttccgaaattgagggtcactccagcaacaccgcttatgtagcctccttcacagccggtttctgttgttcacaacaaaccgtgagccacatgcagtttgggcccgagactagagatagcccggatgtccgaccgacagaataaaaAAAACTAGTAACAAAATAATGAGAAAATATGCTCCTACAGTCTGAAGCTCCTACAGTCTGAagcaatataaagtctgcacaaaaagtaacgcagctgttataaatacatctatagattcagaactaataattgtttccacaatatttctacatagaaagaaggatgatttctttacgcgcattttgataccccatttgtcaaatgtcgttcaatattaacaacacagtattgcttttaaagaaaaatataggaatttaaaagttgccgtttacagcAATCAacggttattacgcaagcattgtggcacgtaaaaccctccattatcttcgcgctaactttaaatcaatacaaattagccacaacttttaaatttgagcATTGTTCGTTTAAAACACTGCAGTATTggtaatattgatataaaattgatcgattgagcccatatttattggtcgagctatgagttttaaaatattggacgaggcgtagtcgagtccaatatttaaaactcatagctcgaccaataaatattgggcctaAAGCATCccaattttatcaatattatgttttgatccaatattttcacacacttggattcatcaaaacataataatgaacgaaattggacaaatggggtatcaaaatgcacgtaaataaaccatccttcttaTTTCTATcttaaaatattgtgaacacaattattagttctgacgctacagctgcgttactttttgtgcagtctttacatATCAACTGCTTGACATTGTCAACTCATGGGATAACAGTTCTCCTCACAGCCACACTAACAGAATGCAGTTGTCATAGTGAAACAATGACACTGCAAATCACACTGAAGATATAAGAGTAACACGGAAAATGTCTAGGAACAAAAGAACAGTGGAAAACATTTTCAGAGGTGTTTCAATGCATATTTCAGTGTTGTAGCATGTGGCTATTATCTGCTTTGAGCACTAATCCTGGGCAGTATCAAAACAGGCTAACTGTGCATTTCTATGAGGTTTAAATATGCCTCAATGAAGAGAAGAGAGgtcaattaaccctaaccctgtaAAGGGCTATTGGAaaaaaagaaggaacaaaaaaggagagaaggtgaacaaaATAGTTCCATGGTACCACAGGGTTTTGACCCCAGGCCCCCCGCGGGCCAAGCAATGCCTCGTCGACCGGAAGCATCGGGTGTTGCACTGGCCGGGCCAACAAAACCATGTGAATAAAATGCCTTTGGTGATTACGTCACCCCATTATGTGGAATGCATGTATGTGCAGTGGTTTTGCTTTGTTAGATTAGTTAGATTAGATATTGTTAGGGTTAATGATTAgccttaacccctgagcactacctgccgatctaacattgcctctgattggtcaattacatgatatcttcactttaatcaccaatcagaatggagctttgcaaataattcaccccaatttttttgtgtggtgaaatttttctaacaatattgctgattggtccaattgataatgaaaacttcttttaggccaattggcaggtagttctcatggggtttatTTCCACAGGCATTCGGCCTAttttctgtgtgtgtgtgtgtgtggttatTGAACTTCaactaaaaaacacattttgtctcATTTcagtgttgttttttgttgtgtgAGTTCACAGTGTggttttcagaattttttttattcagcAAAATTATAGTATGAAAGTGTATGTAAGTAACTATATGCAAGTTGTATGTAGCTCattgtattcattgtattttgttttatcgACAGATTTTTACAGAGATGTCCCACAGCTATTCTGCAGTCGACAGCCGTGAGCCCATCATACAGTGCTTGAATAGCTGCCTCCAAACTTGACCATCGAGACGCTAATGCATCTGTCTCTAAATTTTTTCATGAACTCATCCGTTCAGGACAAATCAAATGGGTAAGGGGATagcaaggaataaaatccagGAAACATAAAACTGTCAATTCTGTGCTGATGTAATTTGATATTGTACACTTGTTTAAATTGTGGGCATAACTGTGATGGTGCAGGCAAAAACATTCCCAAAGGGGATGATAGTGGACTTTATACATatacatatcgtcactgggcgggaaaaaccttgtatgtacttttggcccttgaacatggataaagccttgtaggtgtagactttatattgaagaggttgcttca is a window from the Amphiura filiformis chromosome 12, Afil_fr2py, whole genome shotgun sequence genome containing:
- the LOC140166706 gene encoding transportin-3-like, giving the protein MEAAPPIENIVHAVQTLYHNPDASEKERASNWLDQFQRSVHAWQLSDQLLRMKQNVETCYFAAQTMRTKIQYSFHELPVDSHQSLRDSLINHIEVLSDPNYQVILTQLCLALADLALQMVQWKNSATDLIQRFSGNEAHIPVLMELLTVLPEEIHSRALRLGLNRREEFTQELSTSAPTVLNLMTVCSERYLSDERLLGKVFKCLASWFYLGVVPSNDIAASKLLNLLIQILKKYETPSMLHEAASDCVCSALYAMEDIDDHLVLAEALYRGIMELPEAYAITVAEEDVDKAINYCRIFTELGEAFMEVMVDTPGQGLGDLKILDAVLNCVGNCQYEVAEITFNFWYRLSEILYKRDNKILNDIYRPYIERLIHALGVHCQMDPDHEGIPDESDDFGDFRIRVSELIKDVIFLVGSSTCFAQMFSNLASQQGATWDATEAALFVMTAVAKNVLPDESQVVPQVIQAIIGLPEDTHIAVKHTSIHMVGELSEWIKEHPEVLEPVLNFLTSGLRHRELASVAATSIQNICSQCQEHMKDHCDGLLQIAQALDAFNLSNEAAVGIIKGTAIVLAILPIDKVEAGLRQLVLVQVNPLSQIIKAGAPAGAPAVPKHGTQSDPTVWLDRLAAIFRNTNPQITNGQVHPCQTILQEIWPVLSDTFSKYQGDIRVIERTCRCIRFAVRCVGKGSAVLLTPLVTQMVTIYQMHQHSCFLYLGSILVDEYGGEAGCIPGLVDMLQAFIQPTFQLFQEENGVRYHPDTVDDFFRLCTEIFTEMSHSYSAVDSREPIIQCLNSCLQT